One genomic region from Pseudoduganella dura encodes:
- a CDS encoding ABC-F family ATPase yields the protein MLSTANITMQFGAKPLFENISVKFGDGNRYGLIGANGCGKSTFMKILGGDLEPSAGNVMLDVNERLGKLRQDQFAYEEMRVLDVVMMGHTEMWAVIQERDAIYANPEATDDDYMKAADLEGKVAEYDGYTAEARAGELLLGAGVDIELHHGPMSAVAPGWKLRVLLAQALFSNPDILLLDEPTNNLDINTIRWLEDVLNQRNSTMIIISHDRHFLNQVCTHVADMDYGTLKIYPGNYDDYMLASTQARNQQLSNNAKAKEKVAELQDFVRRFSANKSKARQATSRAKMIDKIKVEDIKPSSRAYPFVRFEGEKKLHRLAVEVDGISKTYDKTLFRNFSILVEAGERIAIIGANGAGKTTMLRCIAGDIAGLQPDTGFVKWAENANVGYMPQDPTEEFATDANLTDWMGRWTKEGDDDQAVRSILGRLLFGGEEVKKSVRVLSGGEKGRMMYGKLMLGRHNVMLLDEPTNHMDMESIESLNIALDKYAGTLVFVSHDREFVSSLANRIIEIKENEVVDFRGNYEEYLTSQGIN from the coding sequence GTGTTATCCACCGCTAATATCACCATGCAATTCGGCGCCAAGCCGCTGTTCGAGAATATCTCCGTCAAGTTCGGCGACGGCAACCGCTACGGCCTGATCGGCGCCAACGGCTGCGGCAAGTCCACCTTCATGAAGATCCTCGGCGGCGACCTGGAGCCGTCGGCCGGCAACGTCATGCTCGACGTGAACGAGCGCCTGGGTAAACTGCGCCAGGACCAGTTCGCGTATGAAGAGATGCGCGTGCTGGATGTGGTCATGATGGGCCACACCGAGATGTGGGCCGTGATCCAGGAACGCGACGCGATCTACGCGAATCCGGAAGCGACCGACGACGACTACATGAAGGCCGCCGACCTCGAAGGCAAGGTCGCCGAATACGACGGCTACACGGCCGAGGCGCGCGCCGGCGAACTGCTGCTCGGCGCCGGGGTCGACATCGAACTGCACCACGGCCCGATGAGCGCCGTGGCGCCGGGCTGGAAGCTGCGCGTACTGCTGGCGCAGGCGCTGTTCTCGAACCCGGACATCCTGCTGCTCGATGAACCGACCAACAACCTGGACATCAACACGATCCGCTGGCTCGAAGATGTGCTGAACCAGCGCAACTCGACGATGATCATCATTTCCCACGATCGCCACTTCCTGAACCAGGTGTGCACGCACGTGGCCGACATGGATTACGGCACGCTGAAGATCTATCCGGGCAACTACGACGACTACATGCTGGCCTCCACCCAGGCCCGCAACCAGCAACTGAGCAACAACGCCAAGGCGAAGGAAAAGGTCGCCGAGCTGCAGGACTTCGTGCGCCGCTTCTCGGCCAATAAATCGAAGGCGCGCCAGGCCACGTCGCGTGCCAAGATGATCGACAAGATCAAGGTGGAAGACATCAAGCCTTCCTCGCGCGCCTACCCGTTCGTGCGCTTCGAGGGCGAGAAGAAACTGCACCGGCTGGCGGTGGAAGTCGACGGCATCTCGAAGACCTACGACAAGACGCTGTTCCGCAACTTCAGCATCCTGGTCGAGGCGGGCGAGCGCATTGCGATCATCGGCGCCAACGGCGCCGGCAAGACCACGATGCTGCGCTGCATCGCCGGCGACATCGCCGGCCTGCAGCCCGATACCGGTTTCGTGAAGTGGGCGGAAAACGCCAACGTCGGCTACATGCCGCAGGATCCGACCGAGGAATTCGCCACCGACGCCAACCTGACCGACTGGATGGGCCGCTGGACGAAGGAAGGCGACGACGACCAGGCCGTGCGTTCGATCCTGGGCCGCCTGCTGTTCGGCGGCGAAGAGGTGAAGAAATCCGTGCGCGTGCTGTCCGGCGGTGAAAAGGGCCGCATGATGTACGGCAAGCTGATGCTGGGCCGCCACAACGTGATGCTGCTCGACGAACCCACCAACCACATGGACATGGAATCGATCGAATCGCTGAACATCGCGCTCGACAAGTATGCCGGCACCCTGGTGTTCGTTTCGCACGACCGTGAATTCGTGTCGTCGCTGGCGAACCGCATCATCGAGATCAAGGAAAACGAAGTGGTCGACTTCCGCGGCAACTACGAGGAATACCTGACCAGCCAGGGCATCAACTAA
- the ldcA gene encoding muramoyltetrapeptide carboxypeptidase: MNNLRIAIAAPAGYALDEAAMAHGIARLEQAGCTVHNYYDPDEKFQRFGGTDAGRLAQLEAAARDPDAQVVIALRGSYGISRILPRIDFNMMADSGKLFVGYSDFTAFHMGLMAATGRKSFAGPMICDDFIRDEPVGYTLDQFYDCLRGPSHAVRGTATGNPRVDVEGRLWGGNLAMLNHLVGTPYFARIPGGIVFIEDVGEHPYRVERMVLQLLYAGALDGQQALVLGDISGYRLAPFDNGYDFDAMLAYLRDTLPIPVLTGLPFGHVKHRCTLPFGGMARLRSDDEGFDLTVTDYPTLAQPYG, encoded by the coding sequence TTGAACAACCTCCGTATCGCGATCGCCGCGCCCGCCGGCTACGCCCTCGATGAAGCAGCCATGGCGCACGGCATTGCCCGCCTCGAGCAGGCCGGCTGCACCGTCCATAATTACTACGATCCCGACGAAAAATTCCAGCGGTTCGGCGGCACCGATGCCGGCCGCCTCGCGCAGCTGGAAGCGGCGGCCCGCGATCCCGATGCCCAGGTCGTCATCGCCCTGCGCGGATCGTACGGCATCTCGCGCATCCTGCCGCGCATCGATTTCAACATGATGGCCGACAGCGGCAAGCTGTTCGTCGGCTACAGCGATTTCACCGCCTTCCACATGGGCCTGATGGCGGCCACCGGCCGCAAGAGCTTTGCCGGCCCGATGATCTGCGACGATTTCATCCGCGACGAGCCGGTCGGCTATACGCTGGATCAATTTTACGACTGCCTGCGCGGCCCGTCCCACGCCGTGCGCGGCACCGCCACCGGCAATCCGCGCGTCGACGTGGAAGGGCGCCTGTGGGGCGGCAACCTGGCAATGCTGAACCACCTGGTCGGCACGCCCTATTTTGCCCGGATTCCCGGTGGCATCGTCTTCATCGAGGATGTCGGCGAGCACCCTTACCGCGTCGAGCGGATGGTGCTGCAACTGCTGTATGCCGGCGCGCTGGACGGCCAGCAGGCCCTGGTGCTGGGCGACATCTCCGGCTACCGGCTGGCGCCGTTCGACAACGGCTACGACTTCGATGCGATGCTGGCCTACCTGCGCGACACGCTGCCGATTCCCGTGCTCACCGGGCTGCCGTTCGGTCATGTGAAGCACCGCTGCACGCTGCCGTTCGGCGGCATGGCGCGGCTGCGGTCCGACGACGAAGGTTTCGATCTCACCGTGACCGATTATCCGACGCTGGCGCAGCCGTATGGCTAG
- the nadA gene encoding quinolinate synthase NadA, producing MNSVAIPIKTVEYEKPLLEHNEQGGSCVAHAWARTPAPVPANEKILLKERIRTLLRERNAVLVAHYYVDGDLQDLAEETGGCVSDSLEMARFGRDHPAQTLVVAGVKFMGETAKILSPEKTILMPDLDATCSLDLGCDPDEFTAFCDQHPDRTVVVYANTSAAVKARADWMVTSSIGLDIVRHLHEQGKKILWAPDKHLGSYIQKQTGADMLLWQGSCLVHDEFKGVELDLLKAEHPGAKVLVHPESPASVVDHADVIGSTSQLIAAAVSMDATEFIVATDNGILHKMRQAAPGKTFIEAPTAGNSATCKSCAHCPWMAMNGLRNLADVLENLGNEIHVDPAVGEQAKVSIDRMLDFAAAKKAKVAPGADLAREARLFSGIGPA from the coding sequence ATGAACAGCGTAGCCATTCCCATCAAGACCGTCGAATACGAAAAGCCGCTGCTGGAACACAACGAGCAGGGCGGCAGCTGCGTGGCCCACGCGTGGGCACGCACGCCGGCGCCGGTGCCGGCGAACGAGAAAATCCTGCTCAAGGAGCGCATCCGCACGCTGCTGCGCGAACGCAACGCCGTGCTGGTCGCCCACTACTACGTGGATGGCGACCTGCAGGACCTGGCCGAGGAAACCGGCGGCTGCGTGTCCGATTCGCTCGAGATGGCGCGCTTCGGGCGCGACCATCCGGCGCAAACGCTGGTGGTGGCCGGCGTGAAGTTCATGGGCGAGACGGCGAAGATCCTGTCGCCGGAAAAAACCATCCTGATGCCGGACCTGGACGCGACCTGCTCGCTGGACCTGGGCTGCGATCCGGATGAATTCACCGCCTTCTGCGACCAGCACCCGGACCGCACCGTGGTGGTCTATGCCAATACGAGCGCGGCCGTGAAGGCGCGCGCGGACTGGATGGTCACGTCGTCCATCGGCCTGGATATCGTCAGGCACCTGCACGAGCAGGGCAAGAAGATCCTGTGGGCGCCGGACAAGCACCTGGGCTCGTACATCCAGAAGCAGACCGGCGCGGACATGCTGCTGTGGCAGGGCTCCTGCCTGGTGCACGACGAGTTCAAGGGCGTCGAGCTCGACCTGCTGAAGGCCGAGCATCCGGGCGCGAAAGTGCTGGTGCACCCGGAGTCGCCGGCGAGCGTGGTCGATCACGCGGACGTGATCGGTTCCACGTCGCAGCTGATCGCCGCCGCCGTCAGCATGGATGCCACCGAGTTCATCGTCGCAACCGACAATGGCATCCTGCACAAGATGCGCCAGGCCGCGCCAGGCAAGACCTTCATCGAAGCGCCGACGGCCGGCAACAGCGCCACCTGCAAGAGCTGCGCGCATTGCCCGTGGATGGCGATGAACGGCTTGCGCAACCTGGCCGACGTGCTGGAAAACCTGGGCAATGAAATCCATGTCGACCCCGCGGTCGGCGAGCAGGCCAAGGTATCGATCGACCGCATGCTCGATTTCGCCGCGGCGAAAAAGGCAAAGGTGGCACCAGGCGCGGATCTCGCGCGGGAAGCCAGGCTGTTTTCGGGCATCGGGCCCGCATGA
- the nadC gene encoding carboxylating nicotinate-nucleotide diphosphorylase encodes MSTLINRFAPFDPALKGAFEGNLLAALLEDVGNGDLTGKLVPEAGRSAARVIVREDAVLCGAPWFEGIMHALDPGIGIDWHYAEGEAMKADTPVCTLVGPSRAILTGERSALNFLQLLSGVATATRRYVDVIAGTRAAILDTRKTLPGLRLAQKYAVRVGGGQNQRLALYDGILIKENHIAAAGGITAALVAARRVGGNVSIQVEVENLVELEEALTAGATSILLDNFDLATMREAVQANRGRALLEASGGVNFDTVRAIAETGVHRISIGALTKDIQATDYSLRIIDGALR; translated from the coding sequence TTGAGTACTTTAATCAACCGATTCGCGCCGTTCGATCCCGCCCTGAAAGGGGCGTTCGAAGGCAACCTGCTTGCCGCGCTGCTCGAAGACGTGGGCAACGGCGACCTTACCGGCAAGCTTGTACCGGAAGCGGGCCGCTCGGCCGCCCGCGTCATCGTGCGCGAGGATGCGGTGCTGTGCGGCGCGCCATGGTTCGAAGGCATCATGCATGCGCTGGACCCGGGGATCGGCATCGACTGGCATTACGCCGAAGGCGAGGCGATGAAGGCCGACACGCCGGTTTGCACACTGGTCGGGCCGTCGCGCGCGATCCTGACGGGCGAACGGTCGGCGCTCAATTTCCTGCAGTTGCTGTCAGGCGTGGCCACCGCCACGCGCCGCTATGTCGACGTGATCGCCGGCACCCGTGCCGCGATCCTCGATACCCGCAAGACGCTGCCGGGCCTGCGCCTGGCGCAGAAATACGCGGTGCGCGTGGGGGGCGGGCAGAACCAGCGGCTGGCGCTGTACGACGGCATCCTGATCAAGGAAAACCACATCGCTGCCGCAGGCGGCATCACGGCCGCGCTGGTGGCGGCCAGGCGGGTCGGCGGCAACGTGTCGATCCAGGTCGAAGTGGAAAACCTGGTCGAGCTGGAAGAAGCCCTCACGGCCGGCGCCACCTCGATCCTGCTCGACAACTTCGATCTCGCCACCATGCGCGAAGCGGTCCAGGCCAATCGCGGCCGCGCGCTGCTGGAAGCTTCCGGCGGCGTCAATTTCGATACCGTGCGGGCCATCGCCGAAACGGGCGTGCACCGCATCTCGATCGGTGCGCTGACGAAAGACATCCAGGCCACCGATTACTCGCTGCGCATCATCGATGGCGCACTGCGCTGA